In Nocardioides palaemonis, a single genomic region encodes these proteins:
- a CDS encoding UDP-N-acetyl glucosamine 2-epimerase, which produces MSHENSQHIVVVGTKPDIIKQAPIYHELRDRGHDVVLCHTGQHYDHNLSQSMLDEFGVREDINLEVRGGVNDLVSGITAKLALYLRGFSERGGFPITYVHGDTTTAMAGSLATFGERQALVHVEAGLRTLSPRPEVLKGWMEQGADLDWASFREQSRDRASWSRGSREPSPEQFNTRVCDAGSDLHAAPVELNREFLVDEGFAPAAIDVVGNSVVDALEQAIAGSDKNQVLEKFPQMGDGSFLRFCVHRRENTTNRDRFNLLMDAMESLLEQGHHILFIRLLGTEAAIDNFGRRQWLEDLEARYGDALISTPVWDSYLDVVAAMSMCAVIVTDSGSIVEEANVLQVPCVTLRFGSDRSETFLAGSNFLAPPVDRGLMTSVIHHVFEHRAELSWERVYPEKASAMLVDAVERRLDEGSLLISEEWRYGLKAQLR; this is translated from the coding sequence ATGTCCCACGAGAACAGCCAGCACATCGTCGTCGTCGGCACCAAGCCCGACATCATCAAGCAGGCGCCGATCTACCACGAGCTGCGCGACCGCGGCCACGACGTGGTGCTCTGCCACACCGGCCAGCACTACGACCACAACCTCTCGCAGTCGATGCTCGACGAGTTCGGCGTGCGCGAGGACATCAACCTCGAGGTGCGCGGCGGCGTCAACGACCTGGTCTCCGGGATCACCGCCAAGCTCGCGCTCTACCTGCGCGGGTTCTCCGAGCGCGGCGGCTTCCCGATCACCTACGTCCACGGCGACACCACGACCGCGATGGCTGGCTCGCTGGCCACGTTCGGCGAGCGCCAGGCGCTGGTCCACGTCGAGGCCGGCCTGCGTACGCTCTCGCCGCGCCCGGAGGTCCTGAAGGGCTGGATGGAGCAGGGCGCCGACCTCGACTGGGCGTCGTTCCGCGAGCAGTCGCGCGACCGGGCGAGCTGGTCGCGCGGGAGCCGCGAACCCTCGCCCGAGCAGTTCAACACCCGGGTCTGCGACGCCGGCTCCGACCTGCACGCCGCGCCCGTCGAGCTCAACCGCGAGTTCCTCGTCGACGAGGGCTTCGCGCCCGCGGCGATCGACGTCGTCGGCAACTCGGTGGTCGACGCGCTCGAGCAGGCGATCGCCGGCAGCGACAAGAACCAGGTGCTGGAGAAGTTCCCGCAGATGGGCGACGGCTCGTTCCTGCGCTTCTGCGTGCACCGGCGCGAGAACACCACCAACCGCGACCGCTTCAACCTGCTGATGGACGCGATGGAGAGCCTGCTCGAGCAGGGGCACCACATCCTGTTCATCCGCCTCCTCGGCACCGAGGCCGCGATCGACAACTTCGGCCGCCGCCAGTGGCTGGAGGACCTCGAGGCGCGCTACGGCGACGCGCTGATCTCCACGCCGGTGTGGGACAGCTATCTCGACGTGGTGGCCGCGATGTCGATGTGCGCGGTCATCGTCACCGACTCCGGCTCGATCGTGGAGGAGGCCAACGTGCTCCAGGTGCCGTGCGTGACGCTGCGCTTCGGCTCCGACCGCTCCGAGACCTTCCTCGCCGGCAGCAACTTCCTCGCTCCGCCCGTCGACCGCGGGCTGATGACCAGCGTCATCCACCACGTCTTCGAGCACCGCGCCGAGCTCTCGTGGGAGCGGGTCTACCCGGAGAAGGCGTCCGCGATGCTCGTCGACGCCGTCGAGCGCCGCCTCGACGAGGGCAGCCTGCTGATCTCCGAGGAGTGGCGCTACGGGCTCAAGGCCCAGCTGCGCTGA
- a CDS encoding DNA polymerase III subunit gamma and tau yields MESPLALYRRYRPETFEEVIGQDHVTEPLRAALAANRVNHAYLFSGPRGCGKTTSARILARALNCAKAPISDPCGECDSCRDLARGGPGSIDVIEIDAASHGGVDDARDLREKAFFAPVRDRYKVYIIDEAHMVTTQGFNALLKLVEEPPPHLRFIFATTEPDKVLPTIRSRTHHYPFRLIPPRLLSDYLSQLAAEEGVAIESAALPLVVRAGAGSARDTLSVLDQLLGGAGPDGVTHKLATDLLGFTPDALLDEVVEAFASRDGGTVFSVVDKVVETGQDPRRFTEDLLRRLRDLVIVTAVPDAPATGLIDVSEDAGERLVAQAARFGAIELSRAADIVAAGLTEMRGATAPRLLLELLCARVLLPGADHTSDGVMARLERLERRLDVTGTPAAAAREAAAPAAPATLQPPAPQALPVPQEQAQEQPAPRADEPAPPPPVPSASPSHDAGPPPPPPIPTSAPVEAPAPAPRVEEPAAPVQQDQAPAANPAEQPVAAQPAGPRGGLSLVDVRRLWPDILEQTKNRRRLAWMVLSQHAHVVDVDGTRLTVGFANAGARDSFVNGGCDEILRQAAIDVVGMDWRVESIVDPSGAAAHEPVVRQASTPSAPAAQPVAPAPEGPPGQPQQEAPGAPPDWVTGAAAPAEAAPPAPPAQPAVSAAPAREALEAARAGGGTTGPVEPVRSPDDDADPDDPDAESAALDTESLLSQTLGARLIEEIRND; encoded by the coding sequence GTGGAGTCACCGCTCGCGTTGTATCGCCGCTACCGGCCCGAGACCTTCGAGGAGGTCATCGGGCAGGACCACGTCACCGAGCCGCTCCGGGCGGCGCTGGCGGCCAACCGGGTCAACCACGCGTACCTCTTCTCCGGCCCCCGCGGCTGCGGCAAGACGACGTCGGCGCGGATCCTGGCCCGCGCGCTCAACTGCGCGAAGGCGCCGATCTCCGACCCGTGCGGCGAGTGCGACAGCTGTCGCGACCTCGCCCGCGGCGGCCCGGGCTCGATCGACGTGATCGAGATCGACGCGGCCTCCCACGGCGGCGTCGACGACGCGCGCGACCTGCGCGAGAAGGCGTTCTTCGCCCCGGTCCGCGACCGCTACAAGGTCTACATCATCGACGAGGCCCACATGGTCACCACGCAGGGCTTCAACGCCCTGCTCAAGCTCGTCGAGGAGCCGCCGCCCCACCTGCGGTTCATCTTCGCCACGACCGAGCCCGACAAGGTGCTGCCGACGATCCGCTCGCGCACCCACCACTACCCGTTCCGGCTGATCCCGCCGCGCCTGCTGAGCGACTACCTCTCCCAGCTCGCCGCCGAGGAGGGTGTCGCGATCGAGTCGGCGGCCCTGCCGCTGGTCGTACGCGCCGGCGCGGGGTCGGCCCGCGACACGCTGTCCGTGCTCGACCAGCTGCTCGGTGGCGCCGGCCCCGACGGCGTGACCCACAAGCTCGCCACCGACCTGCTCGGCTTCACGCCCGACGCGCTGCTCGACGAGGTCGTCGAGGCGTTCGCCTCCCGCGACGGCGGCACCGTCTTCTCGGTCGTCGACAAGGTGGTCGAGACCGGGCAGGACCCGCGCCGCTTCACCGAGGACCTGCTGCGCCGGCTGCGCGACCTGGTGATCGTCACGGCCGTCCCCGACGCGCCCGCCACCGGCCTGATCGACGTCTCCGAGGACGCCGGCGAGCGGCTCGTGGCCCAGGCCGCCCGGTTCGGGGCGATCGAGCTCAGCCGGGCCGCCGACATCGTGGCCGCCGGCCTCACCGAGATGCGCGGCGCGACCGCGCCGCGCCTGCTCCTCGAGCTGCTGTGCGCCCGGGTCCTGCTGCCCGGCGCCGACCACACCTCCGACGGCGTGATGGCCCGCCTCGAGCGGCTCGAGCGCCGCCTCGACGTCACCGGCACCCCCGCCGCGGCCGCCCGCGAGGCGGCGGCGCCCGCCGCCCCCGCGACGCTCCAGCCGCCCGCTCCGCAGGCGCTCCCGGTCCCCCAGGAGCAGGCACAGGAGCAGCCCGCCCCGCGGGCGGACGAGCCCGCCCCGCCCCCGCCGGTGCCCAGCGCGTCGCCGAGCCACGACGCCGGACCCCCGCCGCCCCCGCCGATCCCGACGTCGGCCCCGGTCGAGGCCCCCGCCCCCGCGCCGCGGGTGGAGGAGCCGGCGGCCCCCGTCCAGCAGGACCAGGCGCCTGCCGCGAACCCGGCCGAGCAGCCGGTCGCGGCCCAGCCCGCCGGACCGCGCGGCGGGCTGAGCCTGGTCGACGTGCGCCGGCTGTGGCCCGACATCCTCGAGCAGACCAAGAACCGCCGCCGGCTGGCCTGGATGGTGCTCTCCCAGCACGCCCACGTCGTCGACGTCGACGGCACCCGGCTCACCGTCGGCTTCGCCAACGCCGGCGCGCGCGACTCCTTCGTCAACGGCGGGTGCGACGAGATCCTGCGCCAGGCGGCCATCGACGTCGTCGGGATGGACTGGCGGGTCGAGTCGATCGTCGACCCGAGCGGCGCCGCGGCGCACGAGCCCGTGGTGCGCCAGGCGTCCACCCCGTCCGCCCCGGCCGCCCAGCCCGTCGCGCCGGCGCCCGAAGGTCCCCCGGGCCAGCCGCAGCAGGAGGCTCCCGGCGCCCCGCCCGACTGGGTGACCGGTGCCGCCGCGCCGGCGGAGGCCGCCCCGCCTGCCCCGCCCGCCCAGCCGGCGGTCTCCGCGGCGCCCGCCCGGGAGGCGCTCGAGGCCGCCCGCGCCGGCGGCGGCACGACCGGACCGGTCGAGCCGGTGCGCTCGCCCGACGACGACGCCGACCCCGACGACCCCGACGCCGAG
- a CDS encoding S8 family serine peptidase has protein sequence MSGRLRVALASGVVAAVLPGAALLAAPAHAAEDEDGPCGSEQIPTSERLADSTTKDNVVFDRMHVEDAQRLATGRGVRVAVVDSGVADVPGLTVQHLGPVAGASGAILSGHGTIVAGLIAGPEGVAPDASLVDVKVYDKDEADTSQGEKPLTSGAIVAGIDRLLEVPGGFDVVNISLAVTRPDPALEDAVARLVATGAVVVASAGNKEVDAEDTTPSEGTEDNDADVFPADYPGVVAVTALPPDDASPALYVVPNADTDVAAPTVGAISVNANGQRCGTTDVATSWAAAEVSGVLALLRQRFPRETAAQLVARLEQTTESGGLPADTRFRDPWTGAGVVQAGDALTRELRPGRKGVIETTQPTVDADSQAPPAPERVDLFGTPRAMLLWSGLGAGALLALAVMLRPLVRRR, from the coding sequence GTGAGCGGACGCCTGCGCGTCGCGCTCGCGTCGGGCGTGGTCGCGGCGGTGCTGCCCGGCGCCGCGCTCCTCGCCGCGCCCGCGCACGCCGCCGAGGATGAGGACGGTCCCTGCGGGTCCGAACAGATCCCGACGTCGGAGCGCCTCGCCGACTCGACCACGAAGGACAACGTGGTCTTCGACCGCATGCACGTCGAGGACGCCCAGCGCCTCGCGACCGGTCGCGGCGTCCGCGTCGCCGTGGTCGACAGCGGGGTGGCCGACGTGCCTGGCCTCACGGTCCAGCACCTCGGTCCGGTCGCCGGCGCCTCCGGCGCGATTCTGTCGGGCCACGGCACGATCGTCGCGGGCCTGATCGCCGGTCCCGAGGGCGTGGCGCCCGATGCCTCCCTCGTCGACGTCAAGGTCTACGACAAGGACGAGGCCGACACCAGCCAGGGCGAGAAGCCGCTCACCTCCGGCGCGATCGTCGCCGGCATCGACCGCCTCCTCGAGGTCCCCGGGGGCTTCGACGTCGTCAACATCTCCCTCGCCGTCACCCGCCCGGACCCCGCCCTCGAGGACGCCGTCGCCCGCCTGGTGGCGACCGGCGCGGTGGTCGTCGCGTCCGCGGGCAACAAGGAGGTCGACGCCGAGGACACCACCCCGTCCGAGGGAACGGAGGACAACGACGCCGACGTGTTCCCGGCCGACTACCCCGGCGTCGTCGCCGTCACCGCGCTCCCGCCCGACGACGCCTCGCCCGCGCTGTACGTCGTGCCCAACGCCGACACCGACGTCGCCGCGCCCACGGTCGGGGCGATCTCCGTCAACGCCAACGGCCAGCGCTGCGGCACGACCGACGTCGCCACGTCCTGGGCCGCGGCGGAGGTGAGCGGCGTGCTGGCCCTCCTCCGCCAGCGCTTCCCGCGGGAGACGGCGGCCCAGCTCGTCGCCCGCCTCGAGCAGACCACCGAGTCGGGCGGGCTCCCCGCCGACACCCGGTTCCGCGACCCGTGGACCGGTGCGGGCGTGGTGCAGGCGGGAGACGCGCTCACCCGCGAGCTGCGCCCGGGCCGCAAGGGCGTGATCGAGACGACGCAGCCGACGGTCGACGCCGACTCCCAGGCGCCCCCCGCGCCCGAGCGCGTGGACCTGTTCGGGACGCCGCGGGCGATGCTGCTGTGGTCGGGGCTGGGCGCCGGGGCCCTGCTCGCCCTCGCGGTCATGCTGCGCCCCCTGGTGCGCCGCCGGTGA
- a CDS encoding sugar phosphate nucleotidyltransferase, whose protein sequence is MSATTDEPVAVILAGGQGSRLWPISRDRAPKQFQPVVRDRPLLTGTIERLSELVDPARIHVSTRARFADAARANLGPVPPENLILEEDPAGPATAFALSIATLAHTYGNAPALIAPSDHLINEEEAFNAASRDMLAQLAETPESMVVLGAEPTRYDPSLGYIHTKGGDDAVQVIESFHEKPDLALVEELGESGRLFWNTACYGVRVGQACDAYRTALPLIFDSIERFAKTGEPGQGYRGAAIGGHEIYPLMWAGMQCLVVPRQLGWTDVGTWTRLERVLHDQRVTSIGPALQLDAEDTLVASMDGRPVVTLGARGLIVVTHEDAVYVLDKAKALDTPTLERLRSLLAASTREDLL, encoded by the coding sequence ATGAGTGCCACCACCGACGAGCCGGTCGCCGTCATCCTGGCCGGCGGCCAGGGATCGCGGCTCTGGCCGATCAGCCGGGACCGCGCCCCCAAGCAGTTCCAGCCGGTCGTGCGCGACCGGCCCCTGCTCACGGGCACGATCGAGCGGCTCAGCGAGCTGGTGGACCCCGCGCGGATCCACGTCTCGACGCGCGCCCGCTTCGCCGACGCCGCCCGCGCCAACCTCGGACCGGTGCCCCCGGAGAACCTGATCCTCGAGGAGGACCCGGCCGGCCCCGCGACCGCGTTCGCGCTCAGCATCGCCACGCTGGCCCACACGTACGGCAACGCGCCCGCGCTGATCGCGCCGTCGGACCACCTCATCAACGAGGAGGAGGCGTTCAACGCCGCCTCCCGCGACATGCTCGCCCAGCTCGCCGAGACCCCCGAGTCGATGGTGGTGCTCGGCGCCGAGCCGACCCGCTACGACCCGAGCCTGGGCTACATCCACACCAAGGGCGGCGACGACGCCGTCCAGGTGATCGAGTCGTTCCACGAGAAGCCGGACCTCGCTCTCGTCGAGGAGCTGGGGGAGAGCGGCAGGCTCTTCTGGAACACCGCCTGCTACGGCGTACGCGTCGGGCAGGCGTGCGACGCCTACCGCACCGCGCTGCCGCTGATCTTCGACTCGATCGAGCGCTTCGCCAAGACCGGCGAGCCCGGCCAGGGCTACCGCGGCGCCGCGATCGGCGGTCACGAGATCTACCCGCTCATGTGGGCCGGGATGCAGTGCCTCGTGGTGCCGCGCCAGCTCGGCTGGACCGACGTCGGCACGTGGACCCGCCTCGAGCGGGTGCTGCACGACCAGCGGGTCACCTCGATCGGGCCGGCGCTCCAGCTCGACGCCGAGGACACCCTCGTCGCGAGCATGGACGGACGACCGGTCGTGACGCTCGGCGCCCGCGGGCTGATCGTCGTCACCCACGAGGACGCCGTCTACGTGCTCGACAAGGCCAAGGCCCTCGACACCCCCACGCTCGAGCGCCTGCGCTCGCTCCTCGCGGCCAGCACCCGCGAGGACCTCCTGTAG
- a CDS encoding WXG100 family type VII secretion target — MSEMYGQTEKALSKAADYVDQARGDVKNKCGVLSGNIQTMMGGWGGQGATAFNNLMIAWDQKQETILKALDQLSASMKETERDNVSTDENQSSAHANLQGRLG; from the coding sequence ATGAGCGAGATGTACGGCCAGACAGAGAAGGCGCTCTCCAAGGCCGCCGACTACGTCGACCAGGCCCGCGGCGACGTGAAGAACAAGTGCGGCGTCCTGTCCGGCAACATCCAGACGATGATGGGTGGATGGGGCGGCCAGGGTGCCACCGCGTTCAACAACCTCATGATCGCGTGGGACCAGAAGCAGGAGACCATCCTCAAGGCCCTCGACCAGCTCTCGGCGTCGATGAAGGAGACGGAGCGCGACAACGTCTCGACCGACGAGAACCAGTCCTCCGCCCACGCCAACCTCCAGGGCCGTCTCGGCTGA
- a CDS encoding type VII secretion integral membrane protein EccD: MADVVENELKPWEPAAGRRTALGAGSILLGLGALALLLRGESLLGGVVAAVIAVLLVVGGVVLDRAQQEPEAGVAVSLLAALYAAVAGLLLAPGDLPAWAWPLDEEFFTQPLLFAGLGTLAVGLVAVVGLQRGRALVIPAVVVGAVLLAAALLVRVTSFEPGAVLTVLLTVVVLAGSVFPWLALGVTGTKVDQLYSLHDITADPEDIDPEEVADDARVGHEILLAVSATVGTLLVLLAPFAVDRGVSGTILAAVCCLAVMFRTRQYRTGSEVLAGLTSGILGLVSVAVSMLLIHDGWRAGAAIGLAGVGAVLLALTLVPASASVRRGRMGDVVETLTLLALLPLMVLAAGFVSAVAG, encoded by the coding sequence ATGGCCGACGTCGTCGAGAACGAGCTCAAGCCGTGGGAGCCCGCCGCCGGACGGCGTACGGCACTGGGCGCGGGCAGCATCCTGCTCGGCCTCGGAGCCCTCGCGCTGCTGCTCAGGGGCGAGAGCCTGCTCGGTGGCGTGGTCGCAGCGGTCATCGCCGTCCTCCTCGTCGTGGGTGGCGTCGTCCTCGACCGCGCCCAGCAGGAGCCCGAGGCGGGCGTGGCGGTCTCGCTGCTCGCCGCGCTCTACGCCGCGGTCGCCGGGCTGCTGCTCGCGCCGGGCGACCTGCCCGCGTGGGCGTGGCCGCTCGACGAGGAGTTCTTCACCCAGCCGCTGCTGTTCGCCGGGCTCGGCACCCTCGCCGTCGGCCTGGTCGCGGTCGTCGGCCTCCAGCGCGGTCGCGCGCTGGTCATCCCCGCGGTCGTGGTCGGCGCGGTGCTGCTGGCCGCCGCCCTGCTGGTCCGGGTGACGTCGTTCGAGCCGGGCGCGGTCCTCACCGTGCTGCTGACTGTCGTGGTGCTCGCCGGCAGCGTCTTCCCGTGGCTGGCGCTCGGCGTCACGGGCACCAAGGTCGACCAGCTCTACTCGCTGCACGACATCACCGCCGACCCCGAGGACATCGACCCCGAGGAGGTCGCCGACGACGCGCGCGTCGGCCACGAGATCCTGCTCGCGGTCTCCGCCACCGTCGGGACGCTGCTGGTGCTGCTCGCGCCGTTCGCGGTCGACCGCGGGGTGTCCGGGACGATCCTCGCCGCCGTGTGCTGCCTGGCCGTCATGTTCCGCACCCGCCAGTACCGCACCGGCTCCGAGGTCCTCGCCGGCCTCACCTCCGGGATCCTCGGCCTGGTGTCCGTCGCCGTGTCGATGCTGCTGATCCACGACGGCTGGCGCGCCGGCGCCGCGATCGGCCTCGCCGGCGTCGGTGCGGTCCTGCTCGCGCTCACGCTGGTCCCGGCGTCCGCCTCCGTGCGGCGCGGCCGGATGGGCGACGTGGTCGAGACCCTCACCCTGCTCGCCCTGCTGCCGCTGATGGTGCTGGCCGCGGGCTTCGTCTCCGCCGTGGCGGGCTGA
- a CDS encoding type VII secretion protein EccB encodes MATKKDLVEAHAFSRRRLVTAFVSGAPGGREVEPVRPGRVLIGGVALSVLLLAGAAIAGFLLGRPPAQWLDKGSFVISKDTGEQYVVLNDDEVLQRVPNYVSAQLLLGDAELTPSTVRDKYIRGESLGPDLGIEGAPAGLPTSDELVDDGWTACTTADAGIQVAVQARPSVEDLTGSAFLVSSDDERWLIATSPSVGSDQGRAYRFPMPADATAASTLGQRLDFSPTPVEVDADWLNLFPAGDPLDEASFGITDRGAPVTYSGSGTDFSAYRVGDLLHAPSGDYFLLGDEGPQELSAFAGQVYAAVVADQTEIPESPSADFDDPDTPPEWPSAMPAAVTGGALCAELHPGADADPEVTLATNPTGDAAPDLPRGQHQVFVEPSAGAYVLSGSWSAADGGTAYVIDAKGLRYRLVGAEAPAYIGYGEVDPPLVPSAWVGFFEPGVPLSTNSARRLPEDAPPPDDSAEAGS; translated from the coding sequence GTGGCGACCAAGAAGGACCTCGTCGAGGCGCACGCCTTCAGCCGGCGCCGGCTGGTGACCGCGTTCGTGTCCGGTGCGCCGGGCGGGCGCGAGGTCGAGCCGGTCCGGCCGGGCCGCGTGCTGATCGGTGGCGTCGCGCTGTCGGTGCTCCTGCTCGCCGGCGCCGCGATCGCCGGGTTCCTGCTCGGGCGACCGCCCGCGCAGTGGCTCGACAAGGGCAGCTTCGTCATCTCGAAGGACACCGGCGAGCAGTACGTCGTGCTCAACGACGACGAGGTCCTCCAGCGGGTCCCCAACTACGTCTCCGCCCAGCTGCTGCTCGGCGACGCGGAGCTCACGCCCTCGACCGTGCGCGACAAGTACATCCGCGGCGAGTCGCTCGGCCCCGACCTCGGCATCGAGGGCGCCCCGGCGGGCCTGCCGACCTCCGACGAGCTCGTCGACGACGGCTGGACCGCGTGCACCACCGCTGACGCCGGCATCCAGGTGGCCGTGCAGGCCCGACCGTCGGTGGAGGACCTCACGGGCTCGGCCTTCCTCGTGTCCAGCGACGACGAGCGCTGGCTGATCGCCACCTCCCCGTCGGTCGGCAGCGACCAGGGCCGGGCCTACCGGTTCCCGATGCCCGCCGACGCGACCGCCGCCTCGACGCTGGGCCAGCGGCTCGACTTCAGCCCCACGCCCGTCGAGGTCGACGCGGACTGGCTCAACCTGTTCCCGGCCGGGGACCCGCTCGACGAGGCCTCCTTCGGCATCACCGACCGCGGCGCGCCGGTGACCTACAGCGGCTCGGGCACCGACTTCTCCGCCTACCGGGTCGGCGACCTGCTGCACGCGCCGTCGGGCGACTACTTCCTGCTCGGCGACGAGGGCCCCCAGGAGCTCAGCGCCTTCGCGGGCCAGGTCTACGCCGCCGTCGTGGCGGACCAGACGGAGATCCCCGAGTCCCCCTCGGCCGACTTCGACGACCCTGACACCCCACCCGAGTGGCCCAGCGCCATGCCCGCCGCCGTCACCGGCGGCGCGCTGTGCGCCGAGCTCCACCCCGGCGCGGACGCCGACCCCGAGGTCACCCTCGCCACCAACCCCACCGGCGACGCCGCCCCGGACCTGCCGCGCGGCCAGCACCAGGTGTTCGTCGAGCCCAGCGCCGGCGCGTACGTCCTGTCCGGGTCGTGGTCGGCCGCCGATGGCGGCACGGCCTACGTCATCGACGCCAAGGGCCTGAGGTACCGCCTGGTGGGCGCGGAGGCGCCGGCCTACATCGGCTACGGCGAGGTCGACCCGCCGCTCGTGCCGAGCGCCTGGGTGGGCTTCTTCGAGCCGGGCGTGCCGCTCTCCACGAACTCCGCGCGACGGCTGCCGGAGGACGCGCCGCCGCCGGACGACTCCGCGGAAGCCGGGTCGTGA
- a CDS encoding WXG100 family type VII secretion target — MTFDGIKVQHGSLDAGAADVMKAAKDIESRLDQLENELNPLKSDWNGNAKMAYDQAKAKWDQAMQEMTLLLQQASQGVDASNQEYKAADARGANRF; from the coding sequence ATGACTTTCGACGGAATCAAGGTCCAGCACGGCAGCCTCGACGCCGGTGCGGCCGACGTGATGAAGGCGGCCAAGGACATCGAGTCCCGCCTCGACCAGCTCGAGAACGAGCTCAACCCGCTGAAGAGCGACTGGAACGGTAACGCCAAGATGGCCTACGACCAGGCCAAGGCGAAGTGGGACCAGGCGATGCAGGAGATGACCCTGCTGCTGCAGCAGGCCAGCCAGGGCGTCGACGCGTCCAACCAGGAGTACAAGGCCGCCGACGCGCGCGGCGCCAACCGCTTCTGA